From Mucilaginibacter gotjawali:
GATGAACAGAAATAAAAACATTTTGCCCCGAGAAATATTTACTCAGTAGTTTATTTTGAAGCAATTGTTGTCTTAAGGTATCTAATTGGCCAAGTATCTGCCTGCCGGTAACCGCCGCAAATAATGGATTGCCTTTAAAGATATCATAAAAGCTTGAATCGTTATTGAACTCAAAGATGACCGATGCATTACCGGGGATTTCGTGCATTACCCGGCTGGTATTTGATCCGGGCGGATTCAAATTCTTAAAGTAAACAACCGTTATATAAGCGGTAGCTAACAACAAAATAAGGGTAATAATTAGGTGTTTTCTCATTACTTCCTGCTATACAAAGGTAGCTTAAATTTGAGTGGTTCATCAGGTTACTTGTCAATATTAAATACGGAAACAGAATAATAACAAATCTTTACAAGCAAAACCATAAATTGCTAAAATCATTAACTTAGCCATTTATTGTAAACATGAAGAGAAGAATAATTATTACAGCCGCTATATTTGGAATGCTTGCGGTTATTGCAGGCGCATTTGGCGCACACGGGTTAGAAGGAAAACTATCAGCGAAAAACATGGAAGTGTGGCACACGGCTGTGCAGTACCAGTTTTATCACACTTTCGCGCTGATCTTTTTATCCACGTTAACCCGTTTTAAAATAAGGCTTGTCGGCCATTGCTATATCCTTTTTACTATAGGTATTGTATTGTTTTCCGGCTCTTTATATTTGCTTTCCTGTAAAGACTTGATCGAATGGTCGTGGTTACCCATCCTTGGCCCCATAACACCAATTGGCGGCGTCCTTTTTATAGCAGGGTGGGTGTGTCTTGGTATTGCCGCTTTAAAAATTAAATAATTTGATGTTAGAATTTGCTGAACCAAGCCGTGCCGATAGGGAAACATTTTTTGTTGAGGTGATATTGCCATTGGCAATTGCTAAAAACTATACCTACCGGGTCCCTTTTGAAATGAACGCTGCGGTGGCTGTTGGAAAAAGAGTGGTGGTGCAGTTTGGAAAAAGCAAACTTTATACAGCAATAATAGCAGCTGTAGGGAATCTTGCCCCTGAAAAATATGAGGCCAAGTATGTGATTGAGTTGTTGGATGATCGCCCGTTAGTTACCGCTGCGCAATTGCAGTTTTGGCAATGGATGGCCGACTATTATATGTGTACCATTGGCGAGGTGATGAATGCCGCCTTGCCATCTGCCTTAAAACTTGCCAGCGAAACCCGGATCATCCTGAATAAAGGCTTTGAAATTGACCGTTCGGCATTGCATGACAAAGAATACCTTATTGTTGAGGCGCTGGATATACAGCCTGAACTTACGGTTAGTGATATTGTAAAGCTGCTGGGGCAAAAAACAGTAATGCCCATATTAAAAGTGCTTTTTGAAAAGAATATCATCCATATTTCTGAGGATATAAGCGAAAAATACAAACCCCGCACACGCACATTTATCACGTTAAATCCGGTTTATCATCAGCAGGAGAGTTTGAAGGAATTGTTCCTGATCCTTGAAAAACGGGCGCCTAAACAAGCCGACGCTGTGCTGGCCTATATCAAAATGGCACGCCATCAAAAAGCGATCACTAAAAACGAACTTGCCGAAGAAAGCGGCGCCGGGGCATCCAGTATAAATTCCCTGGTAGAAAAAGATGTGTTTATTGCCGAGGAGAAAAACGTTAGCCGTTTGTTTTACGAAGATCAATCGATTTTTGACAGTTTCGACTTAAGTGAACAGCAAACCGGGGTGTTGAACCAGGTAGGCAAGGAGTTTAAGCAAAAGGATGTGGTACTGCTGCATGGCGTAACATCCTCCGGTAAAACGCAGATCTATATCAGGCTGATTGAAGAAATGATGAGCGCCGGCAGGCAGGTTTTATATCTGCTGCCCGAAATTGCGTTAACCACGCATATTATTGAACGGCTCCGGCAATATTTTGGCGCCAATATAGGCATCTACCACTCCCGTTTTAATGATAATGAGCGTGTGGAGGTTTGGCAAAAAGTATTGAATAGTGATTATAAGGTGATACTGGGTGCCCGTTCATCTGTGTTTTTGCCGTTTCACGACCTTGGTTTGATCATTGTGGATGAAGAGCACGAAACATCCTATAAACAATATGATC
This genomic window contains:
- the priA gene encoding replication restart helicase PriA; translation: MLEFAEPSRADRETFFVEVILPLAIAKNYTYRVPFEMNAAVAVGKRVVVQFGKSKLYTAIIAAVGNLAPEKYEAKYVIELLDDRPLVTAAQLQFWQWMADYYMCTIGEVMNAALPSALKLASETRIILNKGFEIDRSALHDKEYLIVEALDIQPELTVSDIVKLLGQKTVMPILKVLFEKNIIHISEDISEKYKPRTRTFITLNPVYHQQESLKELFLILEKRAPKQADAVLAYIKMARHQKAITKNELAEESGAGASSINSLVEKDVFIAEEKNVSRLFYEDQSIFDSFDLSEQQTGVLNQVGKEFKQKDVVLLHGVTSSGKTQIYIRLIEEMMSAGRQVLYLLPEIALTTHIIERLRQYFGANIGIYHSRFNDNERVEVWQKVLNSDYKVILGARSSVFLPFHDLGLIIVDEEHETSYKQYDPAPRYNARDAAIFLANMHKGKVLLGSATPSFESYYNARLHKYGFAELTERYGGVKMPEIEVVSIAEETKQKTIQSHFTSVLLADIREALENKEQVILFQNRRGYAPVLMCKICAYTPKCINCDVSLTFHKSSGKLHCHYCGYKEDAPNICPACGSTHLEYKGFGTEKVEDELALILPEARIARMDLDTTRSRNSLQLLLNNLEEKKIDILVGTQMVAKGLDFSDVTVIGIINADSLLKFPDYRANERSYQMLSQVSGRAGRRGKQGKVVIQTYDTTHRVIRQVIESDYTDLYFTEMEERRSFKYPPFYRIISLDVKHKDPEMVSNQSIYLAKELRKHFGDRVIGPEYPLVSRIRNYYIMSIMLKFEKEADSINKAKVIIREVITQFQTTKLSKGSIVQPDVDPY
- a CDS encoding DUF423 domain-containing protein, translated to MKRRIIITAAIFGMLAVIAGAFGAHGLEGKLSAKNMEVWHTAVQYQFYHTFALIFLSTLTRFKIRLVGHCYILFTIGIVLFSGSLYLLSCKDLIEWSWLPILGPITPIGGVLFIAGWVCLGIAALKIK